Proteins from one Chitinophaga oryzae genomic window:
- a CDS encoding OmpA family protein gives MNKSIIWRASCALMALLPLFSNAQDQTSTSAVPTVQLFKGPQEYKTWSIGVNGGILAPVAATGGSNDFTKWKASGGYGAYVKYQLLHFMALRADYVGGKLQADNSKNWGNGQAPISPYSSFETKLKWSASLNAVFNITTVNWLFRKNFVMLYGSVGGGIAGYSPTLTRTGSNTSFDYKPDGTIKELIIPVGAGLKFRLSEFINLDLGYTMYYVDGDNLDGRVYGPNKDKFSYGYAGLEFALGKKGKPQLQWHNPAAATYDELEAQKAALRANLDAVTQSNARLTADVDKLTKDSDGDGVSDFFDKCPGTPANTAVDGAGCPLPAPVIEKKEEKVVITEEDNRIVKEAIQNLEFDFAKATIKPHSYPALDRVAELLKRKNLNLKLSGHTDNVGSKTRNLALSRERAEAVKAYLVGQGVNASKIEAVGYGMTQPIASNKTAAGRQKNRRVEFTIF, from the coding sequence ATGAACAAATCCATTATCTGGCGGGCATCCTGTGCCCTGATGGCCCTTTTGCCCCTCTTTAGCAACGCCCAGGACCAAACATCCACTTCAGCTGTTCCCACCGTACAGTTATTTAAAGGCCCCCAGGAATACAAAACTTGGTCTATTGGCGTAAACGGTGGTATCCTGGCCCCTGTGGCTGCCACCGGTGGCAGTAACGACTTTACCAAATGGAAAGCATCCGGCGGTTATGGCGCCTATGTAAAATACCAGCTGCTTCATTTTATGGCCCTCCGGGCCGATTATGTGGGTGGCAAACTACAGGCTGATAACAGCAAAAACTGGGGCAACGGCCAGGCCCCTATAAGCCCCTACAGCTCCTTTGAAACAAAATTAAAATGGTCGGCCTCCCTGAACGCGGTATTTAATATTACGACGGTCAACTGGCTGTTCCGCAAGAACTTCGTAATGCTCTACGGGTCCGTAGGCGGCGGCATCGCCGGTTACAGTCCGACTCTTACCCGGACCGGCAGCAATACATCTTTTGATTATAAGCCTGACGGCACCATCAAGGAACTGATCATCCCGGTAGGCGCCGGTCTGAAGTTCAGACTGTCTGAATTCATCAACCTGGACTTGGGTTACACCATGTATTATGTTGACGGCGATAACCTCGACGGCCGTGTGTATGGTCCTAACAAGGACAAATTCTCCTATGGCTACGCCGGACTGGAGTTTGCTCTTGGCAAAAAAGGCAAACCACAGCTGCAATGGCATAATCCTGCCGCCGCCACCTACGATGAGCTGGAAGCCCAGAAAGCCGCACTGCGTGCCAACCTCGATGCTGTCACCCAGAGCAATGCAAGGCTGACAGCCGATGTGGATAAACTGACCAAAGACAGTGACGGCGACGGCGTTTCCGACTTCTTCGATAAATGCCCGGGCACACCGGCCAATACTGCAGTAGACGGCGCCGGATGCCCCCTGCCCGCTCCTGTTATCGAGAAAAAAGAAGAAAAGGTGGTCATCACAGAAGAGGATAACCGCATCGTAAAAGAAGCTATCCAGAACCTGGAATTTGATTTCGCGAAAGCAACCATCAAACCACACTCCTATCCGGCGCTCGACAGGGTGGCAGAACTGCTTAAACGCAAAAACCTGAACCTCAAACTCAGCGGCCATACCGACAACGTAGGCAGCAAAACACGCAACCTGGCCCTCTCCAGGGAAAGAGCCGAAGCGGTAAAAGCTTACCTCGTAGGCCAGGGCGTTAACGCCTCCAAAATAGAAGCCGTAGGTTATGGTATGACACAACCCATCGCCAGCAATAAAACAGCTGCCGGCAGACAGAAAAACAGAAGAGTGGAATTCACCATATTCTAA
- a CDS encoding dipeptide epimerase, whose translation MKLTLYPFELKFRHTFTISRKSKDVQPLLVVELQQDGLSGLGETADNSYYNMTVPRLMEAINAHRPFIENYTLDKPEAFWQEMFPLLKDNMFALCALDLAAWDLYAKRQHKKLYEVWGLNISHNPLTDYTIGIDTIDNMVKKLKEFPWPIYKIKLGTKEDIEIITELRKHTSAVFRVDANCAWGVEETLQNAAAMKPLGVEFIEQPMPAADREGMKNVFEQSVLPIIADESCIVEQDVARCHGYFHGINIKLTKCGGITPALRMIKEARQCGMKVMTGSMNESTVGTSAVAHLLPLLDYVDMDGPLLLAEDTADGIRIDNGRIIYADRPGVGAVLRQTSAV comes from the coding sequence ATGAAACTCACACTTTATCCTTTTGAACTGAAATTCCGCCACACGTTTACCATTTCACGCAAATCAAAAGACGTACAACCCCTGCTGGTAGTGGAATTACAACAGGACGGCCTGTCCGGCCTCGGAGAAACGGCCGACAACTCCTATTACAACATGACGGTTCCCCGGCTGATGGAGGCGATCAACGCGCACCGCCCGTTCATTGAAAACTATACGCTGGACAAGCCGGAGGCTTTCTGGCAGGAGATGTTCCCCTTACTGAAGGATAATATGTTTGCACTTTGCGCGCTGGACCTGGCAGCATGGGACCTGTACGCCAAACGCCAGCATAAAAAGCTGTATGAAGTGTGGGGCCTGAACATCTCCCATAACCCGCTGACAGACTACACCATCGGCATTGACACCATCGACAATATGGTGAAGAAATTAAAAGAATTCCCCTGGCCGATCTATAAAATAAAACTCGGCACCAAAGAAGATATTGAAATTATCACGGAGCTGAGAAAGCATACCAGCGCGGTATTCCGGGTAGATGCCAACTGTGCCTGGGGCGTGGAAGAGACCCTGCAGAATGCTGCCGCCATGAAACCACTGGGCGTGGAGTTCATCGAGCAACCTATGCCGGCAGCAGACCGCGAAGGGATGAAAAATGTTTTTGAACAATCCGTGCTGCCCATCATTGCAGATGAAAGCTGCATCGTAGAGCAGGATGTGGCCCGTTGCCATGGCTATTTCCATGGTATCAATATCAAGCTCACCAAATGCGGTGGTATCACACCGGCGCTGCGTATGATCAAAGAAGCGAGGCAATGCGGCATGAAGGTAATGACCGGCAGTATGAACGAAAGCACCGTTGGCACTTCTGCGGTGGCGCACCTGCTGCCCCTGCTGGATTATGTCGACATGGACGGGCCGTTATTACTGGCTGAAGACACCGCGGACGGTATCCGTATTGACAACGGCCGTATCATTTACGCCGACAGGCCGGGTGTGGGTGCGGTGCTCCGGCAAACGTCCGCTGTCTGA
- a CDS encoding C25 family cysteine peptidase yields the protein MLTTKLIITNKTALQQKYGDRHQAILDDLKALQAFDAGRQLSTQLIFLDDTAQMQACQSAPVTDAKDEAQHKKAIDDLYRFYSPGYIMLVGAQDIIPFQRLKNLLKDNDPDSLIPSDLPYACDTPYDTDPGRFIAPVRVVGRLPDIPGVADPAYLRSLIKDILDTTPQPVQVYKPYFSASTFDWQDSTQNSLQNIFGDKSNLLIFPGTDTLDGTNWSTQMMPKTHFINCHGAIYNPGYYGQKLTNFPLAMRSDTITAKLSTGTVVAAECCYGGQLYDPQKNAAKLMSMANSYLLNHAIAFVGASNIAYGPPTGQGLADLLTQFFLINVLNGASTGRALLEARQRFLHEMGPTLDPFELKTAAQFYLLGDPSLQPVINDRDPSTDGITQAFVNSLQNRRDNLEARGKMLDDFLSTPAHTTETHATDPALEAAMHSLLGERLFTTPPPAKTFISQRKSPLVSAASGTSMPSVKFHVFSESAVSGERTSTKVLVVKEKNNQILGYREYVSR from the coding sequence ATGTTGACGACGAAACTCATTATAACCAATAAAACGGCCTTACAGCAGAAGTATGGAGACCGGCATCAGGCCATATTGGACGACCTGAAAGCACTGCAGGCATTTGATGCGGGCAGGCAGTTGTCCACCCAACTGATTTTCCTGGATGATACCGCCCAGATGCAGGCCTGCCAGTCGGCCCCCGTCACAGACGCCAAAGATGAAGCCCAGCATAAAAAGGCAATAGATGACCTGTACCGTTTTTATTCTCCTGGCTATATCATGCTGGTAGGCGCCCAGGACATCATCCCTTTTCAGCGGTTGAAAAACCTCCTGAAAGACAATGATCCGGACAGCCTTATTCCCAGCGATCTGCCCTATGCGTGCGATACGCCGTACGATACAGACCCGGGCAGGTTCATTGCCCCGGTGCGGGTAGTAGGCCGCCTGCCGGACATACCGGGAGTAGCAGATCCCGCTTACCTGCGTTCGCTCATTAAAGACATCCTGGACACCACGCCGCAGCCGGTACAGGTATACAAACCTTATTTCTCCGCCAGCACGTTCGACTGGCAGGATTCTACGCAAAACAGCCTGCAGAACATATTCGGCGATAAAAGCAACCTGTTGATCTTTCCGGGCACCGATACGCTGGACGGCACCAACTGGTCCACCCAGATGATGCCCAAAACACATTTCATCAACTGCCACGGCGCCATTTATAATCCCGGCTACTACGGCCAGAAATTAACCAACTTTCCGCTGGCCATGCGCTCAGACACCATCACTGCCAAACTGAGCACCGGCACGGTAGTAGCGGCTGAATGCTGCTATGGCGGCCAGCTGTACGACCCGCAGAAAAATGCAGCGAAACTCATGAGCATGGCCAACAGCTACCTGCTGAATCATGCCATCGCTTTTGTGGGCGCCTCCAACATCGCCTACGGGCCGCCTACCGGGCAGGGGCTGGCAGACCTGCTTACCCAGTTCTTCCTGATCAACGTGCTCAATGGCGCCTCTACAGGCCGGGCGCTACTGGAAGCCCGTCAACGTTTTCTGCACGAAATGGGACCTACCCTCGACCCGTTCGAGCTGAAAACGGCCGCCCAGTTTTACCTGCTGGGAGACCCGTCGCTGCAGCCGGTGATCAACGACAGAGACCCCAGCACGGACGGCATCACCCAGGCATTTGTGAACAGCCTGCAGAACCGCCGTGACAACCTGGAAGCCCGGGGCAAAATGCTGGACGATTTTCTGTCCACCCCGGCGCACACGACAGAAACCCATGCCACCGATCCCGCGCTGGAGGCAGCCATGCATTCCCTGCTGGGAGAGAGACTGTTTACCACGCCCCCTCCTGCCAAAACATTTATCAGCCAGCGGAAAAGCCCGCTGGTAAGCGCTGCATCAGGTACTTCCATGCCATCTGTAAAATTTCATGTATTTTCGGAATCAGCAGTCAGCGGAGAGCGTACCAGCACCAAAGTGCTGGTCGTAAAAGAAAAAAACAATCAAATACTGGGCTACCGTGAATATGTCAGCAGATAA
- a CDS encoding GNAT family N-acetyltransferase, producing MIIRTITPADNPTLANIIRTSLAEFGMDRPGTVYTDPTTDHLSDIYSKPRATYFVAEENGVVLGGAGIHPLDGGEAHVCELQKMYLVPAARGKGLAGKLITMCLEYAKANGYTHCYLETDPQLARARQVYEQFGFRYLTGPMGNTGHFGCDSWMLKDL from the coding sequence ATGATTATCAGAACAATTACACCTGCGGACAACCCGACACTGGCCAACATTATCAGGACCTCTCTGGCAGAATTTGGTATGGACAGGCCCGGCACCGTTTATACCGATCCTACGACCGACCACCTGTCGGACATCTACAGTAAACCACGGGCCACCTATTTCGTAGCAGAAGAGAACGGCGTGGTCCTCGGCGGCGCCGGCATCCATCCGCTGGATGGCGGAGAAGCCCACGTCTGTGAATTGCAGAAGATGTACCTCGTCCCCGCCGCAAGAGGCAAAGGCCTCGCCGGTAAACTGATCACCATGTGCCTCGAATATGCGAAGGCCAACGGCTACACCCACTGTTATCTGGAAACAGATCCTCAACTGGCCCGGGCGAGACAGGTATACGAACAATTCGGCTTCCGGTACCTGACAGGCCCCATGGGAAACACCGGTCATTTTGGCTGTGACAGCTGGATGCTGAAAGATTTATAG
- the dnaK gene encoding molecular chaperone DnaK, with protein sequence MGKIIGIDLGTTNSCVAVMEGNEPVVIANDEGRRTTPSVVAFLKNGERKVGDPAKRQAITNPVNTIMSVKRFMGRHFDEVSNELTHVSYKVVRGDNNTTRVDIDGRLYTPQEISAMILQKMKKTAEDYLGQEVTEAVITVPAYFNDAQRQATKEAGEIAGLTVRRIINEPTAAALAYGLDKKHTDTKIAVFDLGGGTFDISILELGDGVFEVKSTNGDTHLGGDDFDKVIMDWLADEFKKDEAVDLHKDPMSWQRLKEAAEKAKIELSSSAETEINLPYITAVDGVPKHLVKKLTRAKFEQLSDSLVERTLEPCRKALKDAGMNTSEIDEIILVGGSTRIPKIQEVVEKFFGKKPNKGVNPDEVVAVGAAIQGGVLTGEVKDVLLLDVTPLSLGIETMGGVMTRLIESNTTIPTKKSETFSTAADSQPSVEIHVLQGERPMANQNRTLGRFILGDIPPAPRGVPQIEVTFDIDANGILHVTAKDKGTGKTQNIKIEAGSGLSKDEIEKMKAEAKANESSDKEQREKIEKLNKADSLIFQTEKQLKEYGDKVPADKKATIETALNKLREAHKSQDSAQLDAATAELEAAWTAASEEIYKATQGQPEGATAGAGQQQGQPNAGGDGVTDAEFEEVK encoded by the coding sequence ATGGGAAAAATAATAGGCATTGACTTAGGAACTACCAATTCATGCGTTGCCGTTATGGAAGGTAACGAACCGGTAGTGATTGCCAATGATGAGGGAAGGAGAACGACCCCGTCTGTAGTGGCATTTTTGAAAAACGGAGAAAGGAAAGTAGGTGACCCTGCAAAGCGTCAGGCTATTACCAATCCCGTTAATACCATTATGTCAGTGAAACGTTTCATGGGCCGTCATTTTGACGAGGTGTCCAACGAATTGACGCACGTTAGCTACAAAGTGGTAAGAGGTGATAACAACACCACCCGCGTTGATATTGATGGCAGATTATATACGCCGCAGGAAATTTCCGCAATGATCCTGCAGAAAATGAAAAAAACGGCTGAAGACTATCTCGGCCAGGAAGTGACTGAAGCGGTCATCACCGTTCCTGCTTACTTTAACGACGCACAGCGTCAGGCGACCAAAGAAGCCGGTGAAATTGCCGGTCTGACTGTTCGCCGTATCATCAACGAGCCTACCGCAGCCGCCCTGGCATACGGTCTGGATAAAAAACACACCGATACTAAAATCGCTGTGTTCGACCTCGGTGGCGGTACCTTCGATATCTCCATCCTCGAACTGGGCGACGGTGTATTTGAAGTAAAATCCACTAACGGTGACACGCACCTCGGTGGTGACGACTTTGACAAGGTGATCATGGACTGGCTGGCCGACGAATTCAAAAAAGATGAAGCGGTAGACCTGCACAAAGACCCGATGTCCTGGCAACGTCTGAAAGAAGCTGCCGAAAAAGCAAAAATCGAGCTGTCTTCTTCTGCTGAAACGGAAATCAATCTTCCTTATATCACCGCTGTTGACGGCGTGCCTAAACACCTGGTGAAAAAACTGACCCGCGCTAAATTTGAGCAGCTGAGCGACAGCCTGGTGGAAAGAACACTGGAGCCTTGCCGTAAAGCCCTGAAAGATGCAGGCATGAACACCTCCGAAATCGACGAGATCATCCTCGTAGGCGGTTCTACCCGTATCCCTAAAATTCAGGAAGTGGTAGAGAAATTCTTCGGCAAAAAACCAAATAAAGGGGTAAACCCTGACGAAGTGGTAGCCGTAGGTGCTGCTATCCAGGGTGGTGTACTGACAGGTGAAGTAAAGGATGTACTGCTGCTGGACGTAACCCCGCTGTCTCTCGGTATCGAAACCATGGGCGGTGTGATGACCAGACTGATCGAGTCCAATACTACCATCCCGACCAAAAAATCCGAAACCTTCTCTACAGCCGCCGACAGCCAGCCAAGCGTGGAAATCCACGTATTGCAGGGTGAAAGGCCTATGGCTAACCAGAACAGGACCCTCGGACGCTTTATCCTCGGTGACATTCCTCCGGCTCCGCGCGGCGTTCCGCAGATCGAAGTAACTTTCGATATCGACGCCAACGGTATCCTGCACGTTACTGCCAAAGATAAAGGCACCGGTAAAACGCAGAATATCAAAATCGAAGCTGGTAGCGGCCTGAGTAAAGATGAGATCGAAAAAATGAAAGCGGAAGCGAAAGCCAACGAATCATCCGATAAAGAACAACGCGAAAAAATCGAAAAACTCAATAAAGCAGACAGCCTGATCTTCCAGACAGAAAAACAACTGAAGGAATACGGCGATAAAGTGCCTGCTGATAAAAAAGCTACTATCGAAACAGCGCTTAATAAACTGAGAGAAGCCCACAAATCCCAGGACAGTGCACAGCTCGACGCTGCAACCGCTGAACTGGAAGCTGCATGGACCGCTGCTTCTGAAGAAATCTACAAAGCCACCCAGGGTCAGCCGGAAGGCGCTACTGCCGGTGCGGGCCAGCAACAAGGCCAGCCTAACGCAGGCGGAGACGGTGTAACCGATGCGGAGTTTGAAGAAGTAAAATAA
- a CDS encoding 4-alpha-glucanotransferase, whose product MHQTIRFYLRYHTHYGQDVYLLGNIPALGSDVPHQALRLQWENDEWWSATIRITTTEPFVLQYQYLLRELEEVTYEGGVREILLDPAREAYRFTDTWNYAGQPQNAWQTAPFTRVFFRHPVQQPDSRAATHQFRVQAPLLPAGKTICLLGNVPSLGSWNIKTPLLLQYDAQGWFTAAPQLPAGATPVRYKYGVYDLDNHTFEYYENGPDRELPVFATGEHTVLHDGFVRLDYPHWKGAGVSVPVFSLRSHEGFGTGEFADLVPLAQWARQGGLQLIQVLPVNDTVSTWTWRDSYPYNAISSFALHPLYIRLQDVGLLPATHPLQRQFHSLRQWLNEKEEVDYETVLSYKLAYLKALYEEEGEKLQTRAYWQWFAANEHWLLPYAVFCYLRDKYHTSDFSRWPEYNQYDYTAINQLVIADGAAAAAAHFWFFVQYHLHLQLQQAVTAVRNEGVALKGDIPIGISRYSADAWMNPGLYHSDMQAGAPPDSFTAEGQNWGFPTYNWKKMMADGCEWWQQRLRHMSVYFDAFRIDHILGFFRIWQIPQQAVQGLLGYFHPAIPLSREELLQKGIPFDEARFCQPWITDAVLDQTFGSYAGIIKDRYLYALPHGRYALQPHCDTQRKVRELQLPEAVESALFHLIADVLLIKVTQGERVMYHPRYDLASTTSFAALDPVTQQRLLDLYHHFFYVRQESCWRKEAMHKLPLIRRATRMLICGEDLGMVPHCVPGVMQAQGILGLEVQRMPKQAGYDFAAIFEAPYLSVLTPATHDMSTLRGWWEENAGISRKYYQQVLKHNTPAPLHANVALVKEIINQHLQANAMWRIFQIQDLLAAAGYISDQHPDKERINIPAVTQHYWRYRIPDSITNYELRITNAGAFVRHNP is encoded by the coding sequence ATGCATCAGACCATACGTTTTTACCTTCGTTACCATACCCACTACGGGCAGGACGTTTACCTGCTGGGAAATATTCCCGCACTGGGCAGCGACGTGCCACACCAGGCCCTCCGCCTGCAATGGGAAAACGACGAATGGTGGAGCGCTACTATCCGGATCACCACCACGGAACCCTTTGTTCTCCAATACCAATACCTGCTCCGGGAACTGGAAGAAGTGACCTATGAAGGCGGCGTCCGGGAAATATTGCTCGACCCGGCCCGGGAAGCCTACCGGTTCACCGATACCTGGAACTACGCCGGTCAACCGCAGAACGCCTGGCAGACAGCCCCTTTTACCCGCGTATTTTTCCGGCATCCGGTTCAACAGCCGGACAGCCGCGCCGCCACCCACCAGTTCCGCGTACAGGCGCCGTTGCTGCCCGCCGGTAAAACCATCTGCCTCCTGGGGAATGTTCCCTCATTGGGCAGCTGGAATATTAAAACCCCCCTTTTGCTGCAATACGATGCGCAGGGCTGGTTTACCGCAGCGCCGCAGCTGCCCGCCGGTGCCACACCGGTACGGTACAAATACGGGGTTTACGATCTTGACAATCATACTTTCGAATATTACGAAAACGGCCCTGACCGGGAACTGCCGGTTTTCGCTACCGGTGAGCATACTGTTCTGCATGATGGCTTCGTGCGGCTGGACTATCCCCATTGGAAGGGCGCCGGCGTGTCCGTGCCCGTATTCAGCCTGCGCAGTCACGAAGGCTTTGGCACCGGTGAGTTCGCAGACCTCGTACCGCTGGCGCAATGGGCCCGGCAGGGCGGTCTGCAGCTGATACAGGTGCTGCCGGTCAACGATACCGTCAGCACCTGGACCTGGCGCGATTCCTATCCCTACAACGCCATCTCCTCCTTTGCCCTGCATCCGCTTTACATCCGCCTGCAGGACGTAGGCCTGCTGCCGGCTACGCACCCGTTGCAACGGCAGTTTCATTCCTTACGGCAGTGGCTCAACGAAAAAGAGGAGGTCGACTATGAAACCGTCCTGTCTTATAAACTAGCTTATCTCAAAGCGCTTTATGAAGAGGAAGGCGAGAAGCTGCAGACACGCGCTTACTGGCAGTGGTTTGCCGCCAACGAACACTGGCTGCTGCCTTACGCCGTTTTCTGTTACCTGCGGGATAAATACCATACCAGCGATTTTTCCCGCTGGCCGGAATATAACCAATACGACTATACGGCTATCAACCAGCTGGTGATAGCTGACGGCGCCGCCGCAGCCGCCGCGCACTTCTGGTTTTTTGTACAGTACCACCTGCATCTGCAGCTGCAGCAGGCCGTAACGGCGGTGCGCAACGAAGGGGTAGCGCTGAAGGGAGACATCCCTATCGGCATCTCCCGTTACAGTGCAGACGCCTGGATGAACCCCGGCCTCTACCACTCCGATATGCAGGCCGGCGCGCCACCCGACAGCTTTACCGCGGAAGGGCAGAATTGGGGCTTCCCCACGTACAACTGGAAGAAGATGATGGCCGACGGCTGCGAATGGTGGCAGCAAAGGCTCCGGCATATGTCCGTTTATTTCGATGCTTTCCGGATCGATCATATCCTTGGTTTCTTCCGCATCTGGCAGATACCGCAACAGGCCGTACAGGGGCTGCTGGGGTATTTTCACCCTGCCATTCCCCTCAGCCGGGAAGAGCTGCTGCAGAAAGGTATTCCTTTTGACGAAGCGCGCTTCTGCCAGCCGTGGATCACGGACGCGGTACTGGACCAGACCTTCGGCAGCTATGCCGGCATCATTAAAGACCGTTACCTCTATGCACTGCCCCACGGGCGGTATGCCCTCCAGCCGCATTGCGATACCCAGCGTAAGGTCAGGGAGCTGCAACTGCCGGAAGCGGTGGAATCGGCCCTGTTCCACCTGATAGCAGATGTGTTGCTGATAAAGGTCACACAGGGAGAACGGGTGATGTATCATCCCCGCTACGACCTCGCGTCCACCACCTCCTTTGCCGCACTCGACCCTGTTACCCAACAACGGTTACTGGACCTGTACCACCATTTCTTTTATGTCCGCCAGGAGAGTTGCTGGCGCAAGGAAGCCATGCATAAGCTGCCGCTGATCAGAAGAGCCACCCGCATGCTGATCTGTGGGGAGGACCTGGGCATGGTACCGCATTGTGTGCCCGGCGTGATGCAGGCGCAAGGCATCCTCGGACTGGAAGTGCAGCGTATGCCCAAACAGGCGGGGTATGATTTCGCCGCTATCTTTGAGGCGCCCTACCTGTCCGTGCTGACCCCGGCCACCCACGATATGAGCACCCTCAGAGGATGGTGGGAAGAAAACGCAGGCATCTCCCGGAAATACTATCAACAGGTATTGAAACACAACACCCCGGCGCCTTTGCATGCCAATGTCGCCCTGGTAAAGGAAATTATCAACCAGCACTTGCAGGCTAACGCCATGTGGCGTATCTTTCAAATACAGGACCTGCTGGCGGCAGCCGGTTATATTTCCGACCAGCATCCTGATAAGGAAAGGATCAATATTCCCGCAGTGACACAACATTACTGGAGATACCGAATCCCTGATTCAATTACGAATTACGAATTACGAATTACGAATGCGGGCGCATTTGTAAGACATAATCCGTAA
- a CDS encoding porin family protein — protein MKKLILSGILAIGTVLAVKAQTVKFGVKGGLNLAKITNESSSKTRASFYAGGLVNIALDQHWAIQPELLYSGQGTKMKSSYLGGLISAESSLKTDYINIPVMVQYSIVPAFYLEAGPQLGILAGAKLKGGSVSVDVKDQMKSIDFGIGVGFGYKFDMGLGVSGRYNFGLTNLNESDKQTNKNSVAQIGLFYMF, from the coding sequence ATGAAAAAACTTATTCTGTCTGGTATACTCGCCATTGGTACTGTACTGGCAGTAAAAGCACAAACCGTAAAATTCGGTGTTAAGGGCGGTCTTAACCTGGCTAAAATCACCAACGAAAGCTCGTCTAAAACCCGTGCGTCTTTCTATGCCGGCGGTTTGGTAAACATCGCACTGGACCAGCACTGGGCCATCCAGCCGGAACTGCTGTACTCCGGGCAAGGCACCAAAATGAAATCCAGCTACCTCGGCGGCCTGATCTCTGCTGAAAGCTCCCTCAAAACAGATTATATCAATATCCCTGTGATGGTGCAATACTCCATCGTTCCGGCATTTTACCTCGAAGCCGGTCCGCAGCTGGGCATCCTCGCCGGCGCCAAACTGAAAGGCGGCAGCGTGTCAGTAGACGTGAAAGACCAGATGAAAAGCATCGACTTCGGTATCGGCGTAGGCTTTGGTTATAAGTTTGATATGGGCCTCGGCGTTTCCGGCCGCTACAATTTCGGACTGACAAACCTCAATGAATCCGATAAACAAACCAACAAAAACTCCGTAGCGCAGATAGGCCTGTTCTATATGTTTTAA
- a CDS encoding DUF6807 domain-containing protein, translating to MRTPIRTIFLLGGLLAGLPASAQVIARYTVQAGDIDRHNSIVHIRLDQPADTEDLLLEEVTGKKRVPVPVTAANGALWWILEGHTPAGAQRSYELKKAPKKLSAPPVMVVTDNNTALTLQQGTQKILQYNYAMVEPPAGSDTVYRRNAFIHPLWAPNGAVLTNAFPSGGHRHHMGIWNPWTHTSFEGRVTDFWNVQKKEGKVRFVKMEAVTSGNAFCGFSARQEHVAFLKDGTEKTAIHETWTVQAYPATDNGKRRLWDITSRFTPATAEGITLLQYRYGGGFGLRTTPSFTAGTSQVLTSEGKTRKDADSTRARWVKITGTTPQGQAGLLIMNAPANYDSPEPLRVWPENMEGGELMLNYSPTKMKSWTLTNENEYTLTYRVMVYDGDLTPAAAEAAWKDFAFPPVVRKE from the coding sequence ATGAGAACACCTATCCGGACCATTTTCCTTCTTGGCGGCCTGCTGGCCGGCCTTCCTGCTTCTGCCCAGGTGATTGCCCGCTATACCGTACAGGCAGGTGACATCGACCGCCATAACAGTATCGTGCATATACGGCTCGATCAGCCGGCAGATACAGAAGACCTGCTGCTGGAAGAGGTGACAGGGAAAAAACGTGTGCCCGTCCCCGTTACCGCGGCGAACGGGGCCCTCTGGTGGATACTGGAAGGGCATACCCCCGCAGGCGCCCAGAGGTCTTACGAACTGAAAAAAGCCCCTAAAAAATTATCCGCACCGCCGGTGATGGTAGTCACAGACAATAATACTGCACTGACGCTGCAGCAGGGCACGCAGAAAATCCTGCAGTACAACTATGCTATGGTAGAACCGCCGGCCGGCAGCGATACGGTATACCGTCGCAACGCCTTTATCCACCCCCTGTGGGCGCCCAACGGCGCCGTTCTTACCAACGCCTTTCCCAGCGGCGGCCACCGTCATCATATGGGCATCTGGAACCCGTGGACGCATACTTCTTTCGAGGGAAGGGTGACGGACTTCTGGAACGTGCAGAAAAAAGAAGGAAAAGTACGTTTCGTTAAAATGGAAGCGGTGACTTCCGGCAACGCCTTCTGCGGTTTCAGCGCCCGCCAGGAACATGTGGCCTTCCTGAAAGACGGGACGGAAAAAACAGCGATCCATGAAACCTGGACGGTACAGGCCTACCCGGCCACGGACAACGGTAAACGCCGCCTGTGGGATATTACCTCCCGTTTTACACCGGCAACCGCCGAGGGGATCACCCTCCTGCAATACCGCTATGGCGGTGGTTTCGGCCTGCGTACCACACCGTCTTTCACCGCCGGCACCAGCCAGGTGCTCACCTCCGAAGGTAAAACCCGCAAAGACGCAGACAGCACCCGCGCCCGCTGGGTGAAAATCACCGGCACCACTCCGCAGGGGCAGGCAGGCCTCCTCATCATGAATGCGCCGGCCAACTACGACTCGCCGGAACCACTCCGCGTATGGCCCGAAAATATGGAAGGCGGCGAACTGATGCTCAACTATTCACCTACTAAAATGAAATCCTGGACGCTTACTAACGAAAACGAATACACGTTGACCTACCGGGTCATGGTATACGACGGCGACCTCACGCCGGCAGCGGCGGAAGCTGCCTGGAAGGATTTTGCATTCCCGCCGGTAGTTCGCAAAGAATAG